The following proteins are co-located in the Candidatus Paracaedibacter acanthamoebae genome:
- a CDS encoding type II secretion system protein yields MKKNFPHRLRAFSLIEVSIVLIIIGLITTAVFKGQDLIESARAQATLEELNRIKLSVLTYRDHYGQWPGNDTKAHLRFGSGVNSGDGRGLIHGAECMQAWAHLKAAGLVDSGEPPASKLGGYITFLSNPSSRYPGNWLALSMASDRLMAALTPKQAMLLKSKAGESLPEEGHLIVQSAPGQSLAACHNGQAFNLQNKAQACTILMKLQ; encoded by the coding sequence ATGAAAAAAAATTTTCCGCATCGACTGCGTGCCTTTTCTTTGATTGAAGTGTCAATTGTTTTAATTATTATTGGTCTAATTACAACGGCTGTTTTTAAGGGGCAGGACCTTATAGAATCTGCGCGAGCTCAAGCAACCTTGGAGGAATTGAATCGGATTAAACTATCGGTTCTGACTTACCGAGATCACTATGGACAGTGGCCAGGCAATGATACAAAAGCCCATTTACGGTTTGGCTCAGGCGTGAATAGTGGCGATGGACGCGGTTTAATTCATGGGGCTGAATGCATGCAAGCCTGGGCTCATCTCAAAGCGGCGGGGCTTGTCGACTCTGGGGAGCCACCTGCGTCTAAACTTGGAGGATACATTACCTTCCTGAGCAATCCATCCTCCCGCTATCCTGGAAATTGGCTGGCCCTTTCGATGGCTTCTGATCGACTTATGGCGGCTTTGACTCCGAAGCAAGCGATGCTTCTTAAGTCAAAGGCCGGCGAGTCCCTCCCTGAAGAAGGGCATCTTATTGTGCAAAGTGCGCCAGGGCAGTCATTAGCCGCATGCCATAATGGTCAGGCTTTTAATCTGCAAAATAAAGCGCAGGCTTGCACTATCTTAATGAAGCTGCAATAG
- the atpA gene encoding F0F1 ATP synthase subunit alpha codes for MELKAAEISAILKQKIKDFESKVDVAESGRVLSVGDGIARVHGLDNIQAGELVQFAGGSTGMALNLEANNVGVVLFGADKEVREGDTVKRTKNLVDVPIGKGLLGRVVDALGNPIDGKGEIQAEGRSLVEKKAPGIIKRKSVHEPMQTGIKAVDALVPVGRGQRELIIGDRQTGKTAIAIDAIINQKEANKGRDESQKLYCIYVAIGQKQSSVAQLVKTLQDAGAMDYTIVVSATASEPAPMQYLAPYTGCAMGEYFRDNGMHALIIYDDLSKHAQAYRQMSLLLRRPPGREAYPGDVFYLHSRLLERAAKLDDAYGAGSLTALPIIETQAGDVSAYIPTNVISITDGQIFLETELFYKGIRPAINVGLSVSRVGSAAQTKAMKQVAGKIKLELAQYREMASFAQFSSDLDASTQKLLARGARLTELLKQPQYSPLSVGEQVLSIFTGVRGYLDSIEPKHVNKFEKEYLQALKVEHPKLIAEVNKTGKLTDDQEKLLIEFTDIFARNFMA; via the coding sequence ATGGAACTCAAGGCTGCAGAAATATCCGCTATCTTAAAACAAAAAATCAAAGATTTTGAGTCTAAAGTTGATGTTGCCGAATCGGGCCGGGTTCTGTCTGTTGGAGACGGTATTGCCCGGGTTCATGGTCTCGACAATATTCAAGCGGGAGAATTAGTTCAGTTCGCCGGTGGATCGACCGGCATGGCTCTCAATCTTGAAGCTAATAATGTTGGTGTTGTTTTGTTCGGTGCCGACAAAGAGGTTCGGGAAGGCGATACAGTTAAAAGGACAAAGAACCTTGTTGATGTGCCGATTGGTAAAGGATTATTAGGACGTGTGGTCGATGCTTTGGGTAACCCTATCGATGGTAAGGGTGAGATTCAAGCTGAGGGGCGGAGCCTTGTGGAAAAAAAGGCTCCTGGAATTATTAAACGTAAGTCAGTTCATGAACCAATGCAAACGGGTATCAAGGCCGTTGACGCTTTGGTTCCGGTTGGGCGTGGACAACGTGAATTGATTATTGGTGACCGTCAAACAGGTAAAACTGCCATTGCGATTGACGCCATTATTAATCAGAAAGAAGCCAACAAGGGAAGGGACGAAAGCCAAAAACTCTATTGTATTTATGTGGCGATTGGTCAAAAACAATCCTCTGTTGCGCAGCTGGTTAAAACGTTACAAGATGCGGGTGCCATGGATTATACCATTGTGGTATCTGCAACAGCCTCTGAACCAGCGCCTATGCAGTATCTAGCGCCTTATACCGGCTGCGCGATGGGGGAGTACTTCCGCGACAACGGGATGCACGCCTTAATCATTTATGATGATTTGTCTAAACATGCTCAGGCTTACCGCCAAATGTCCTTGCTTTTGCGCCGTCCACCAGGACGTGAGGCTTATCCCGGTGATGTTTTCTATTTACACTCTCGTTTGTTAGAGCGGGCAGCAAAATTAGATGATGCTTATGGAGCAGGATCCTTGACAGCTTTGCCAATCATTGAAACTCAAGCGGGTGACGTTTCAGCGTATATCCCCACCAACGTCATTTCCATTACTGACGGTCAAATCTTCTTAGAAACTGAGCTTTTCTATAAGGGAATCCGTCCTGCAATTAACGTTGGATTATCTGTTAGTCGTGTCGGATCTGCCGCCCAAACAAAGGCGATGAAACAGGTCGCTGGTAAAATTAAATTGGAACTGGCTCAATACCGTGAAATGGCGTCTTTTGCTCAGTTTTCTTCTGACTTGGACGCATCTACTCAAAAATTGTTGGCGCGGGGAGCTCGTCTGACTGAACTCTTAAAGCAACCACAGTATTCTCCCTTAAGTGTGGGAGAACAAGTTCTTTCAATCTTTACGGGTGTACGTGGTTATTTAGATAGTATTGAGCCAAAGCATGTGAATAAATTTGAAAAAGAATATCTGCAAGCTCTTAAGGTTGAACATCCCAAGCTCATTGCTGAAGTGAATAAAACCGGCAAATTGACAGACGATCAAGAGAAATTGCTGATTGAATTTACGGATATCTTTGCTAGAAACTTTATGGCCTAA
- a CDS encoding F0F1 ATP synthase subunit gamma, protein MPSLKDLRLRIKSVKSTQKITSAMKMVAAAKLRKAQEKAIAARPYAHALEKILVNVLSQQPELPKPPLLLTGNPDNPVHLIVVVTSDRGLCGGFNINIGRDVKQLVRRLQSENVPVKILCVGRKGRDLLRRDYGSLIIDTITDVGRKGVNIDESTRVCMHLQQLLDDNVCGGMTVVYSVFKSALTQEVTRRQLIPLVVEETNDRGIFEFEPSQEELIEQLLPRNFAIQLYQILLETNASEHGARMTAMDNATRNARDVIRRLELNYNRTRQAYITKELIEIISGAEAL, encoded by the coding sequence ATGCCGAGTTTAAAGGACTTACGGCTTAGGATCAAAAGCGTTAAATCAACGCAGAAGATAACCTCAGCTATGAAAATGGTCGCAGCGGCTAAATTACGCAAAGCTCAGGAAAAAGCGATAGCTGCGCGACCCTATGCGCATGCTTTGGAAAAAATTCTTGTGAATGTGCTCAGTCAACAGCCAGAGTTGCCCAAACCACCACTCCTGTTGACCGGCAACCCTGATAACCCGGTTCATCTGATTGTTGTCGTGACATCGGATCGGGGATTGTGTGGAGGTTTTAACATTAATATTGGTCGGGATGTTAAGCAGCTGGTGCGCCGGTTGCAGTCTGAGAATGTTCCGGTTAAGATCCTGTGTGTTGGACGTAAAGGGCGAGATCTGTTGCGACGGGACTATGGTTCTTTAATTATTGATACGATCACAGATGTCGGTCGAAAAGGGGTCAATATTGACGAATCAACGCGCGTCTGCATGCACTTACAACAGTTGCTTGATGATAATGTTTGCGGTGGTATGACTGTTGTGTACAGTGTGTTTAAGTCTGCCCTGACCCAAGAGGTCACCCGTCGACAGCTTATACCATTAGTCGTTGAGGAAACAAATGATCGTGGCATTTTTGAGTTTGAACCGTCCCAAGAGGAATTGATCGAGCAGTTGTTACCCAGAAACTTTGCAATTCAACTTTATCAGATTCTGTTAGAAACCAATGCCAGTGAGCATGGGGCAAGAATGACGGCAATGGATAATGCAACGCGCAATGCAAGAGACGTCATTCGTCGCTTAGAGTTGAATTACAATCGAACACGTCAAGCCTACATTACAAAAGAATTGATTGAAATTATATCGGGTGCGGAAGCACTGTAA
- the atpD gene encoding F0F1 ATP synthase subunit beta: protein MSTHKLKAIDGGKNVGCVTQIIGAVLDIHFEEKLPEILNALYIKREDGTLLVLEVAQHLGENVVRAIAMDTTDGLVRGTQVFDTGEPIKVPVGPETLGRIINVIGDPVDERGEIKTTTFLPIHRAAPEFIDQSTETQILVTGIKVIDLLTPYPRGGKIGLFGGAGVGKTVLIMELINNVAKAHGGYSVFAGVGERTREGNDLYREMIESGVVDLEGTKSKAALVYGQMNEPPGARARVALTGLTMAEYFRDEEGKDVLFFVDNIFRFTQAGSEVSALLGRIPSAVGYQPTLGTEMGALQERITTTKRGSITSVQAVYVPADDLTDPAPAASFAHLDATTVLNRQIAELGIYPAVDPLDSTSRILEPTVVGDEHYQVARDVQRVLQTYKSLQDIIAILGMDELSEEDKLVVARARKIQRFLSQPFHVAEVFTGSPGAFVSLQDTIAGFRGIVNGDYDHIPESAFYMVGSIDQAIEKARKMSLEVA from the coding sequence ATGTCAACACACAAATTAAAAGCCATCGATGGGGGCAAAAATGTGGGGTGCGTCACGCAGATCATTGGGGCGGTGCTCGACATCCACTTTGAAGAAAAACTGCCGGAAATTCTCAATGCTCTTTACATTAAGCGGGAAGATGGCACTCTTTTGGTGCTTGAGGTTGCTCAACATTTGGGTGAAAATGTTGTACGGGCGATTGCGATGGATACAACCGACGGTTTAGTTCGGGGGACGCAAGTTTTTGATACAGGGGAACCCATTAAAGTGCCAGTCGGTCCCGAAACCCTTGGACGTATTATTAACGTTATTGGTGATCCAGTGGACGAGCGGGGCGAAATTAAAACCACCACTTTTTTGCCGATTCACCGCGCTGCCCCAGAATTTATTGATCAATCTACAGAAACGCAGATCTTGGTGACGGGGATTAAGGTTATTGATCTTTTAACGCCGTATCCACGTGGCGGTAAAATTGGTTTATTTGGGGGCGCTGGGGTCGGTAAAACTGTTTTGATTATGGAATTGATCAATAACGTTGCTAAGGCTCATGGTGGTTATTCGGTTTTTGCTGGCGTGGGGGAACGTACCCGTGAAGGTAATGACTTGTACCGAGAAATGATTGAATCTGGCGTTGTGGACTTAGAGGGAACGAAATCAAAAGCGGCTTTGGTGTATGGTCAAATGAACGAGCCTCCAGGGGCCCGTGCTCGTGTGGCTTTAACGGGGTTGACCATGGCTGAATACTTCCGTGATGAGGAAGGTAAAGACGTCTTGTTCTTCGTCGATAACATTTTCCGATTTACTCAAGCGGGTTCAGAAGTTTCCGCCTTGTTAGGGCGTATTCCTTCTGCGGTGGGTTATCAGCCAACCCTTGGAACAGAAATGGGGGCTTTGCAAGAACGGATTACAACAACAAAGCGGGGCTCTATTACCTCCGTTCAAGCTGTTTACGTTCCAGCGGACGACTTAACGGACCCGGCGCCTGCAGCATCATTTGCTCACTTGGATGCAACCACCGTGTTAAATCGTCAGATTGCTGAGCTTGGTATTTATCCGGCAGTTGACCCGCTTGACTCCACCTCTCGTATTTTAGAGCCAACTGTTGTCGGTGATGAGCATTATCAAGTTGCGCGCGATGTTCAACGCGTTCTCCAAACCTATAAATCCTTACAAGATATTATTGCGATTTTGGGAATGGATGAATTATCCGAAGAAGATAAGCTTGTCGTTGCCCGGGCCCGTAAAATCCAGCGCTTCCTCTCACAACCATTCCATGTGGCAGAAGTCTTTACCGGGTCGCCTGGTGCGTTCGTTTCTCTCCAAGATACCATTGCTGGTTTCCGCGGTATCGTGAATGGAGATTATGATCATATTCCAGAATCAGCATTCTATATGGTTGGTTCAATTGATCAAGCTATCGAAAAAGCACGCAAAATGTCTCTCGAGGTTGCGTAA